The window CAGATCCCTATTCTGGACAAGCTCACAGCAAAACGACAGGAGAATGCATCTCGTCTCACGAGGATGCTCCAGGGACTGCCAGGGCTAGTAACTCCTTATTCTCCACCTTATGTGAAGCATGTATATCACCAGTATACCATACTGGTAGATCCTGACGAGGCGGGGTTCACACGGGACGACCTATCAAGAGAGCTGGCGGCTGCAGGAATCGAAACGTCAGTCCATTACCCGACTCCCATATACCTGCAGCCTTATTTCAAACAGGCTGTCTCAGGTATTCTTGGCCAGGAGCATCTCGATGACTATAGAAAAGGGGTCTGCCCGGTCACCGAGAAAGTCTCGAACATGATTCTTTCTCTTCCTGTGCATCCGGGCCTTTCAAGAAGTGACATCGAATATATTGGGGAAGCTATTATAAAGTGCTTTTCAGAGCACGGAAAGAATATCGAAGGGTTTCAATACGCCATGTCGAATAGAAAGGCTTTAGACTCCTTCTAATATCCATATGCCAGGTTTTGGGAGATCTTTCAGGGCACTTTAGCCATCACTCGCTGAAAGGGGGGCTGGGTTCAATAGGGAGACGGGTGACTGGAGCCCCTGGATCTTGTTTTCTTGCCTGGTTTCATCGATGAGGAGGTAAGAAGTGTAATGGCGCACGGTAACGCCGTAGCAGCGAAAAAAGAGGATTTCCTCGAGAGCCTTTTTCACCTTAGAGAGAATAAGACTACTGTTCGAACAGAGGTTATCGCAGGACTCACTACCTTCATGACGATGGCATACATCATCATAGTCAATCCCAACATCCTCAGCAAGGCAGGGATGGACATTGGCGCAGTCACTGTGGCCACATGTCTTGGCGCGGCCCTGGGGACCTTTGTCATGGCGCTCTATGCCAACTACCCCTTTGCCATGGCTCCAGGCATGGGGCTCAACGCCTTTTTTGCATTTACAGTTTGCCTTGGCATGGGCATAAGCTGGCAAGTCGCATTAGGCATCGCCTTCATAGATGGAGTAATCTGCTTGCTGCTGACCTTGACCAGGGCTCGACAGGCCATAATAAATAGCGTCCCAATGACACTGAAGCTCGCTACGGGAGTTGGAATAGGACTATTTATCGCATTCATTGGCCTCCAGGAGGCGGGCATCGTGGTAAAAAATGACGCAACCCTGGTATCACTTGGCAAAATAAGCTCTCCCAACGTGTTGCTTGCGCTATTTGGGCTTGCGGTAATAGGGCTCCTGCTTTCAAGAAAGGTCAAAGGCGCGCTTCTGCTTGGCATCATGATCACAAGTGTGGTCGCCATGATAGTCGGCCTTACCCCGTTTCCTCGCAGCATAAAAGATATCATCGGAGCGCCGCCGAGTCTTGCTCCAACATTCCTGAAAATGGACGTCCTGGGCGCCCTCAACATAGGCCTGATTGCCATCATTTTCACATTTACTTTCGTGGACCTGTTTGACACCGTCGGCACTCTTATAGGGGTGTCCACAAAAGCCGGATTCTTAGATAAAGACGGTCAACTCCCGAGATCCGGACAGGCCCTGATATCAGATTCAATAGGTTCGGTTGGCGGGGCTCTCTTTGGCACCAGCACTGTTACAACCTATATCGAAAGCGCGGCAGGCGTGGCCGAGGGCGGCAGGACAGGCCTTACAGCGGCTGTGGTCGCTGTGCTTTTCCTTCTTTCCCTGTTCTTCGCGCCGCTTGTGAAGCTCATCCCCTCTGCGGCCACCGCTCCGGCGCTGATCATAGTGGGGCTATTCATGATGGAGCCGGTGCTAAAGCTTAACCTCTCCGACTACACAGAAGCGATACCGGCGTTCCTGACCATAATCATGATGCCTCTTGCCTACAGCATAGCGGAAGGACTTGTTTTCGGAGTCCTCTCCTATGTGATCATCAAGACGTTGGCAGGCAAGATGAAAGATGTAAGCCTCACCATGTGGATTCTTGCCATTCTCTTCGTCATAAGGTTCATCATCATGCGTTAGAAGAAACTGGTGCAGAGGGGACAACAGAAAGATATAAGATGGCTACCTGATCGTTTTACTTCAGGTAGCCATCTCGATTATTCCCACTCGATGGTCGCAGGAGGTTTTGAGCTCACGTCATATACCACACGGTTGACATGGGGAACTTCGCTGATTATACGACTTGAGATGCGCTCGATGAGGTCATACGGCAGCCTCGCCCAGTCGGCGGTCATGCCATCCTCACTGGTGATGGCACGGATGACGATGGGATAGGCATAAGTCCGCTGGTCCCCCATGACGCCGACGCTCCGTATGGCGGGAAGGACCGCGAATGATTGCCATAGATCACGGTATAGTCCAGCCTTCCTTATCTCCTCTTCTACTATTGCGTCGGCTTCCCTCAGTATATTGAGTCGCGAGCGAGTCACAGGCCCGATGATCCTTACTGCAAGCCCCGGGCCCGGAAATGGATGACGCCACACCATCTCCTCCGGCAAGCCTATCTCGAGGGCAGCCCTTCGAACCTCGTCCTTGAACATATATCTCAGTGGCTCTACAAGTTTGAGATTCATTCTCTCCGGCAACCCGCCCACATTGTGATGGCTCTTTATGCGGGCCGCCGGACCTGTATCAGTAGCGGTGCTCTCAATGACATCAGGATATAGCGTGCCCTGGACCAGGAACTCTACATCGCCGAGCCGCCCTGATTCCTCCTCGAAGATGCGGATGAACTCATGACCAATGCGCCGACGCTTCTCCTCAGGGTCCCTTACCCCCTTGAGAGCCGAGAGGAAGCGCGCCTCTGCATCCACATATATCACGTTGAGCTTGAAATGATCTCGTAATCTAGATAGAACTAGCTCAGGTTCCCCCTTCCGCAGGAGTCCGTTATTTACGAAAATGCCTGTCAGCCTATCTTTGATGGCCTTATGAACGAGAAGCGCCGCAACTGACGAGTCCACGCCTCCTGACAGGGCCACAACCGCCCTGCCATTCCCTATCTGCTCCCTGATCCTTTTCACAGACTCATCCACAAATGCCGCAGGAGTCCAGGTGGGGTTGATATCACAGATCTTGAAAAGGAAGTTGCGGAGAATCTCCATGCCACGTTCCGTATGCACAACTTCTGGATGGAATTGGATCCCCCATAGACAGCGCGATTTATTCCGCATGGCGGCCGCAGGGGTATTATCCGTATGAGCCAAGATCTCGAACCCCGGAGGTAGTGTCATAACCGAATCCCCATGGCTCATCCAGCATATTGTCGAAGGAGATTCACCATTCTCGGGGGCAAAGCCGGCAAAGAGATCAGAGGCATCATCAATGTAGAGCCGCGTCTTCCCGTATTCGCGCCTGGAGGCAGGCGCAACTTTGCCGCCGGTCTCAACT is drawn from Bacillota bacterium and contains these coding sequences:
- a CDS encoding NCS2 family permease encodes the protein MAHGNAVAAKKEDFLESLFHLRENKTTVRTEVIAGLTTFMTMAYIIIVNPNILSKAGMDIGAVTVATCLGAALGTFVMALYANYPFAMAPGMGLNAFFAFTVCLGMGISWQVALGIAFIDGVICLLLTLTRARQAIINSVPMTLKLATGVGIGLFIAFIGLQEAGIVVKNDATLVSLGKISSPNVLLALFGLAVIGLLLSRKVKGALLLGIMITSVVAMIVGLTPFPRSIKDIIGAPPSLAPTFLKMDVLGALNIGLIAIIFTFTFVDLFDTVGTLIGVSTKAGFLDKDGQLPRSGQALISDSIGSVGGALFGTSTVTTYIESAAGVAEGGRTGLTAAVVAVLFLLSLFFAPLVKLIPSAATAPALIIVGLFMMEPVLKLNLSDYTEAIPAFLTIIMMPLAYSIAEGLVFGVLSYVIIKTLAGKMKDVSLTMWILAILFVIRFIIMR
- the guaA gene encoding glutamine-hydrolyzing GMP synthase, coding for MDHDLVIILDFGSQYSMLIARKTRELGVYSEIVGHGISAEEIERRHPKGIILSGGPASVYQEGALRCDGRIFQLGIPLLGICYGMQLMAVETGGKVAPASRREYGKTRLYIDDASDLFAGFAPENGESPSTICWMSHGDSVMTLPPGFEILAHTDNTPAAAMRNKSRCLWGIQFHPEVVHTERGMEILRNFLFKICDINPTWTPAAFVDESVKRIREQIGNGRAVVALSGGVDSSVAALLVHKAIKDRLTGIFVNNGLLRKGEPELVLSRLRDHFKLNVIYVDAEARFLSALKGVRDPEEKRRRIGHEFIRIFEEESGRLGDVEFLVQGTLYPDVIESTATDTGPAARIKSHHNVGGLPERMNLKLVEPLRYMFKDEVRRAALEIGLPEEMVWRHPFPGPGLAVRIIGPVTRSRLNILREADAIVEEEIRKAGLYRDLWQSFAVLPAIRSVGVMGDQRTYAYPIVIRAITSEDGMTADWARLPYDLIERISSRIISEVPHVNRVVYDVSSKPPATIEWE